In a genomic window of Myotis daubentonii chromosome X, mMyoDau2.1, whole genome shotgun sequence:
- the HNRNPH2 gene encoding heterogeneous nuclear ribonucleoprotein H2 translates to MMLSTEGREGFVVKVRGLPWSCSADEVMRFFSDCKIQNGTSGIRFIYTREGRPSGEAFVELESEDEVKLALKKDRETMGHRYVEVFKSNSVEMDWVLKHTGPNSPDTANDGFVRLRGLPFGCSKEEIVQFFSGLEIVPNGMTLPVDFQGRSTGEAFVQFASQEIAEKALKKHKERIGHRYIEIFKSSRAEVRTHYDPPRKLMAMQRPGPYDRPGTGRGYNSIGRGAGFERMRRGAYGGGYGGYDDYGGYNDGYGFGSDRFGRDLNYCFSGMSDHRYGDGGSSFQSTTGHCVHMRGLPYRATENDIYNFFSPLNPMRVHIEIGPDGRVTGEADVEFATHEDAVAAMAKDKANMQHRYVELFLNSTAGTSGGAYDHSYVELFLNSTAGASSGAYGSQMMGGMGLSNQSSYGGPASQQLSGGYGGGYGGQSSMSGYDQVLQENSSDYQSNLA, encoded by the coding sequence ATGATGCTGAGCACGGAAGGCAGAGAAGGTTTCGTGGTGAAGGTCAGGGGCCTACCCTGGTCCTGCTCTGCTGATGAAGTGATGCGCTTCTTCTCTGATTGCAAAATCCAAAATGGCACATCAGGTATTCGTTTCATCTACACCAGAGAAGGCAGACCAAGTGGTGAAGCATTTGTCGAACTTGAATCTGAAGATGAAGTGAAATTGGCTTTGAAGAAGGACAGAGAAACCATGGGACACAGATATGTTGAAGTATTCAAGTCCAACAGTGTTGAAATGGACTGGGTGTTGAAGCATACAGGTCCGAATAGTCCTGATACTGCCAATGATGGCTTCGTCCGCCTTAGAGGACTCCCATTTGGCTGTAGCAAGGAGGAGATTGTTCAGTTTTTTTCAGGGTTGGAAATCGTGCCAAATGGGATGACACTGCCTGTGGACTTTCAAGGGCGGAGCACAGGGGAGGCCTTTGTGCAATTTGCTTCACAGGAGATAGCTGAAAAGGCCTTAAAGAAGCACAAGGAAAGAATAGGCCACAGGTACATTGAAATCTTTAAGAGTAGCCGAGCTGAAGTCCGAACCCATTATGACCCCCCTCGAAAGCTCATGGCTATGCAGCGACCTGGTCCTTATGATAGGCCAGGGACTGGCAGAGGTTACAATAGCATTGGCAGAGGGGCTGGGTTTGAAAGGATGAGGCGGGGTGCCTATGGTGGAGGGTATGGAGGCTATGATGATTATGGTGGCTATAATGATGGGTATGGCTTTGGGTCTGATAGATTTGGAAGAGACCTCAATTACTGTTTTTCAGGAATGTCTGATCATAGATATGGAGATGGTGGGTCCAGTTTCCAGAGCACCACAGGGCACTGTGTACACATGAGGGGATTACCTTACAGAGCCACTGAGAAtgatatttacaattttttctcaCCTCTTAACCCCATGAGAGTACACATTGAAATTGGACCCGATGGCAGAGTTACTGGTGAGGCAGATGTTGAATTTGCTACTCATGAAGATGCTGTGGCAGCTATGGCAAAAGACAAGGCTAATATGCAACACAGATATGTGGAGCTCTTCTTGAATTCTACTGCAGGAACAAGTGGGGGCGCTTATGATCACAGCTATGTAGAACTCTTTTTGAATTCTACAGCAGGGGCAAGTAGCGGTGCTTATGGTAGCCAAATGATGGGAGGGATGGGCTTATCCAACCAGTCTAGTTATGGGGGTCCTGCTAGCCAGCAGCTGAGTGGTGGTTACGGAGGTGGTTATGGTGGTCAGAGCAGTATGAGTGGATATGACCAAGTGCTGCAGGAAAACTCAAGTGACTATCAGTCAAACCTTGCATAG